A DNA window from Stenotrophomonas indicatrix contains the following coding sequences:
- a CDS encoding sensor histidine kinase, with product MSGRLWFFRRWRPRSLQARQMFAASVGLVAFLALAGYALDAAFADTAKANLRERLKNYATAYAAGIDFTRDRSLYIREQPPDPRFDVPGSGLYLQVVMPDGKGNSMSAEGPMLPTVGGGLLAPRQEVFEGPLPMIQIDGSQGSVYRYGLGLVWDADADPATEFPYTIYVMEDSRALGAQLRVFRSRVWFYLGGIGLILLLLQTVILQWSLRPLRRVITELTKVQRGETERMSERHPRELEPLTDSINAFIEGERENLERQRNTLADLAHSLKTPIAVLRTQMDSGAGDGALREELDVQLQRMNNLVSYQLARAASSGHKLFSAPLPIESNAEEIVRGLEKVYASKGVLCEFDIDPAARFHGEPGDLQELLGNLLENAFKWAKRRVLLTAQPLPAPNARRAGLLLAVDDDGPGIAPEDIGKVLQRGVRGDERVQGHGIGLSIVQDLIKDYRGELQVSRSSELGGARFEVRLPPGP from the coding sequence ATGTCCGGCCGTCTGTGGTTCTTCCGACGCTGGCGGCCGCGCTCTCTGCAGGCGCGCCAGATGTTCGCCGCGTCAGTGGGTCTGGTCGCGTTCCTGGCCCTGGCCGGTTACGCGCTTGATGCCGCCTTCGCCGATACGGCGAAGGCGAACCTGCGCGAGCGCCTGAAGAACTATGCCACCGCCTATGCGGCCGGTATCGACTTCACCCGCGACCGCTCGCTGTACATCCGCGAGCAGCCGCCGGATCCGCGTTTCGACGTGCCCGGCAGCGGTCTGTACCTGCAGGTCGTCATGCCCGACGGCAAGGGCAATTCGATGTCCGCCGAAGGCCCGATGCTGCCCACCGTCGGCGGCGGCCTGCTGGCTCCGCGCCAGGAAGTGTTCGAAGGCCCGCTGCCGATGATCCAGATCGACGGCAGCCAGGGCTCGGTGTATCGCTATGGCTTGGGCCTGGTGTGGGATGCCGACGCCGACCCGGCCACCGAATTCCCGTACACCATCTACGTGATGGAAGACTCGCGCGCGCTGGGTGCGCAGCTGCGCGTGTTCCGCAGCCGGGTCTGGTTCTACCTGGGCGGCATCGGCCTGATCCTGCTGCTGCTGCAGACGGTCATCCTGCAGTGGAGCCTGCGCCCGTTGCGGCGGGTGATCACCGAACTGACCAAGGTCCAGCGCGGCGAGACCGAGCGCATGAGCGAACGCCACCCGCGCGAGCTGGAGCCGTTGACCGACAGCATCAATGCCTTCATCGAGGGCGAGCGTGAGAACCTGGAACGCCAGCGCAATACCCTGGCCGACCTGGCGCACAGCCTGAAGACGCCGATTGCGGTGCTGCGTACGCAGATGGACAGCGGCGCCGGCGATGGCGCCCTGCGCGAAGAGCTGGACGTGCAGCTGCAGCGCATGAACAACCTGGTGTCCTACCAGCTGGCACGCGCGGCCTCGTCGGGCCACAAGCTGTTCTCGGCACCGCTGCCGATCGAATCCAACGCCGAAGAGATCGTGCGTGGCCTGGAAAAGGTCTATGCGTCCAAGGGCGTGCTGTGCGAATTCGACATCGACCCGGCCGCGCGCTTCCACGGCGAACCGGGTGACCTGCAGGAACTGCTGGGCAACCTGCTGGAGAACGCGTTCAAGTGGGCCAAGCGCCGCGTGCTGCTGACCGCGCAGCCGTTGCCGGCGCCGAATGCGCGTCGCGCCGGTCTGCTGCTGGCGGTGGATGACGATGGCCCGGGTATTGCTCCGGAGGACATCGGCAAGGTGCTGCAGCGTGGCGTGCGCGGCGATGAGCGCGTACAGGGCCACGGCATCGGCCTGTCGATCGTGCAGGACCTGATCAAGGACTACCGCGGCGAGCTGCAGGTGTCCCGTTCCAGCGAACTGGGCGGCGCCCGTTTCGAAGTGCGGCTGCCGCCGGGGCCGTAA
- a CDS encoding zinc-dependent peptidase — MAQLPAGYVPLIKSLLQWLRPAPRPIEDAHWNDACHRAAWLRGLDDERHARLRALATRFLHEKTISPIGDLQLQPADGVLLAALCCLPLLEFGEVGLEGWSQLIVYPDAFRVHRSHMDAAGVLHEWDDELIGESWDSGPLILSWADVQADLAAPHEGYCVAVHEMVHKLDALDGAMDGTPPLPRAWQREWAADFQKSYDAFCAQVDAGVETRIDPYAAEAPEEFFAVASEYHFSAPDLLAEALPEVAAHLRRFYGEPPAMVG, encoded by the coding sequence GTGGCACAGCTACCTGCCGGGTATGTTCCGCTGATCAAGTCGTTGCTGCAGTGGTTGCGGCCCGCGCCGCGACCGATCGAAGACGCACACTGGAACGATGCCTGCCACCGCGCAGCGTGGTTGCGCGGCCTGGACGACGAACGGCATGCACGCCTGCGCGCGCTGGCCACGCGCTTCCTGCATGAGAAGACCATTTCCCCGATCGGTGACCTGCAGCTGCAGCCGGCCGATGGCGTGCTGCTGGCCGCACTGTGCTGCCTGCCGCTGCTGGAGTTCGGCGAGGTGGGGCTGGAAGGCTGGTCGCAGCTGATCGTCTACCCCGATGCGTTCCGCGTGCATCGCAGCCATATGGACGCTGCCGGCGTACTGCACGAGTGGGATGACGAGCTGATTGGCGAGTCGTGGGACAGCGGTCCGTTGATTCTTTCGTGGGCCGATGTGCAGGCCGACCTGGCAGCACCGCATGAGGGTTACTGCGTGGCCGTGCATGAAATGGTGCACAAGCTGGATGCGCTCGACGGTGCGATGGACGGCACGCCGCCGTTGCCGCGTGCGTGGCAACGCGAGTGGGCTGCTGACTTCCAGAAATCGTACGACGCGTTCTGTGCGCAGGTGGATGCCGGCGTGGAAACACGGATCGATCCGTATGCGGCCGAGGCACCGGAAGAGTTCTTCGCGGTGGCCAGCGAGTACCACTTCTCTGCGCCGGACCTGCTGGCCGAAGCGTTGCCGGAGGTGGCTGCGCATCTGCGGCGGTTCTACGGCGAGCCGCCGGCAATGGTCGGGTGA
- the birA gene encoding bifunctional biotin--[acetyl-CoA-carboxylase] ligase/biotin operon repressor BirA, which translates to MDDRQLLAKLAAGRLSGDALARELGQTRAAIWKRIQGLRAAGVEVEGRAGEGYGLTRPVDLLDAGAIRAGLPKEAAALLHDLQVAWTVDSTNAELLRCSAPQRGVSVLLAERQTGGRGRRGRTWASPLAAHVYLSVLRLFEGGLGRLAGLSLVAGVAVAEALHDLGYTQAQLKWPNDVLVDGRKLVGLLAEGGGEYAGPARAVIGIGINVHMPPAFAEQITQPWVDLDTLAGASVDRNTVVAAVLARLLPALEEFDREGLAPFLPRYAAFDMLAGREVRVQLDGEWQHGTALGLADDGALRVRIDGRERLLHAGEVSVRKA; encoded by the coding sequence GTGGACGATCGCCAATTGCTGGCCAAACTCGCTGCCGGTCGCCTGTCCGGCGACGCCCTGGCCCGTGAGCTGGGCCAGACCCGGGCCGCCATTTGGAAGCGAATTCAAGGGCTTAGAGCCGCTGGCGTCGAGGTTGAAGGTCGCGCAGGCGAGGGCTACGGGCTGACCCGGCCGGTCGACCTGCTGGACGCCGGGGCCATCCGCGCCGGCCTGCCCAAGGAGGCCGCAGCATTGCTGCACGACCTGCAGGTGGCCTGGACGGTGGACTCCACCAACGCCGAATTGCTGCGCTGCAGCGCGCCCCAGCGCGGTGTCAGCGTCCTGTTGGCCGAGCGCCAGACTGGCGGCCGTGGCCGTCGCGGGCGCACCTGGGCGTCGCCGCTGGCCGCGCATGTGTATCTGTCGGTGCTGCGCCTGTTCGAGGGTGGCCTGGGCCGTTTGGCCGGGCTGAGTTTGGTCGCCGGCGTCGCCGTGGCCGAAGCCCTGCACGATCTGGGCTACACGCAGGCGCAGCTGAAGTGGCCGAACGACGTGCTGGTCGATGGCCGCAAGCTGGTGGGCCTGCTGGCCGAGGGTGGTGGCGAATACGCCGGCCCGGCGCGTGCAGTGATCGGCATCGGCATCAACGTGCACATGCCGCCGGCCTTCGCCGAACAGATCACCCAGCCGTGGGTGGACCTGGACACACTGGCCGGCGCTTCGGTGGATCGCAACACGGTGGTGGCGGCGGTGCTGGCACGCCTGCTGCCGGCGCTGGAGGAATTCGACCGGGAAGGGCTGGCGCCGTTCCTGCCGCGTTACGCAGCGTTCGACATGCTGGCCGGGCGCGAAGTGCGCGTGCAGCTGGATGGCGAATGGCAGCACGGTACCGCGCTCGGCTTGGCTGACGATGGCGCGCTGCGCGTGCGCATCGATGGCCGCGAGCGCCTGCTGCATGCCGGCGAAGTCAGTGTGAGAAAAGCATGA
- a CDS encoding type III pantothenate kinase, producing MSDWLFDLGNSRFKFAPLQGDRAGDVQAWAHGAEGMAGQPPHSLPSGGTAFVASVAAPSLTSAMLDQLQRRFEHVHVVRTSAQCAGVRIAYAKPEKFGVDRFLALLAAAKAQRPVLVVGVGTALTIDLLDANGQHHGGRISASPTTMREALHARAVQLPASGGDYSEFANDTADALASGCDGAAVALVERSARQAQALLGVMPSLLVHGGGAPALMPLLDGADYHPSLVLDGLARWAVHQPAG from the coding sequence ATGAGCGACTGGTTGTTCGATCTGGGCAATTCGCGCTTCAAGTTCGCGCCGTTGCAGGGTGATCGTGCCGGTGATGTGCAGGCCTGGGCGCATGGCGCCGAAGGCATGGCCGGGCAACCGCCGCACAGCCTGCCCAGTGGCGGCACCGCGTTTGTGGCCAGCGTCGCCGCGCCATCGCTGACCAGCGCGATGCTGGATCAGCTGCAGCGCCGCTTCGAGCACGTGCATGTGGTGCGCACCAGCGCCCAGTGTGCGGGTGTACGCATTGCCTACGCCAAGCCGGAAAAATTCGGTGTCGACCGCTTCCTGGCGCTGCTGGCTGCCGCCAAGGCACAGCGGCCGGTGCTGGTGGTCGGTGTCGGCACCGCGTTGACCATCGACCTGCTGGATGCCAACGGCCAGCATCACGGTGGACGCATTTCCGCCTCGCCGACCACCATGCGCGAGGCGCTGCACGCGCGCGCGGTGCAGCTGCCGGCCAGCGGCGGTGACTACAGCGAATTCGCCAACGACACCGCCGATGCGCTGGCCTCCGGCTGCGATGGTGCAGCCGTGGCGCTGGTTGAACGCAGCGCCCGCCAGGCACAGGCGCTGTTGGGCGTCATGCCGTCGCTGCTGGTGCATGGTGGTGGCGCACCCGCGCTGATGCCGCTGCTGGACGGCGCCGACTATCACCCCTCGCTGGTGCTGGATGGCCTCGCCCGCTGGGCGGTGCACCAGCCCGCAGGCTAG
- a CDS encoding SPOR domain-containing protein codes for MLTRALIVVLAILNLGVATWWLLRDEPARAPLPPPPTGVAELRWLPGGTDAAVAAQASAAAPTEALVEREAAPATAVAAAPAPAAATPAAPGKPAEPVKAPEPMAAVAKPAPEPVTEKPAAPAVPPRCLALGPFADRAAASAAQSRAGNLLSQVRLREQPAASGSARYRVLLPAAASRDDAQATVKRIVAAGLSDYYIISQGDETNAIALGQYRNREGAERRMAAVQAAGFQPRLVASGDAGQWWLEGQLATGSEPAQAQQRSGAAQQRSLECTRLR; via the coding sequence ATGCTGACCCGTGCCCTGATCGTCGTGCTGGCGATCCTCAATCTTGGTGTTGCCACCTGGTGGCTGTTGCGCGATGAACCCGCGCGTGCGCCGTTGCCACCGCCCCCGACCGGCGTGGCCGAGCTGCGCTGGTTGCCCGGTGGCACCGATGCGGCGGTGGCCGCGCAGGCCTCGGCAGCGGCACCCACTGAAGCACTGGTGGAGCGTGAGGCGGCGCCGGCTACCGCAGTGGCCGCTGCACCCGCACCGGCAGCGGCGACACCTGCAGCACCCGGCAAGCCCGCCGAACCAGTGAAGGCGCCTGAGCCGATGGCCGCCGTCGCCAAGCCAGCGCCCGAACCGGTGACCGAGAAACCCGCAGCCCCTGCCGTACCGCCGCGCTGCCTGGCGCTGGGCCCGTTCGCCGACCGCGCCGCTGCCAGCGCTGCGCAGAGTCGTGCGGGCAACCTGTTGAGCCAGGTGCGCCTGCGCGAGCAGCCCGCCGCCAGCGGCAGTGCCCGTTACCGCGTGCTGCTGCCCGCCGCCGCCAGCCGCGATGACGCGCAGGCCACGGTCAAGCGCATCGTCGCCGCCGGGTTGAGCGACTACTACATCATCAGCCAGGGCGACGAGACCAACGCCATTGCGCTGGGCCAGTACCGCAACCGCGAGGGCGCCGAACGGCGCATGGCTGCAGTGCAGGCCGCCGGCTTCCAGCCACGCCTGGTCGCCAGTGGTGATGCCGGCCAATGGTGGCTGGAAGGGCAGCTGGCCACCGGCAGCGAACCGGCCCAGGCACAGCAGCGCAGTGGCGCCGCGCAGCAACGGTCGCTGGAATGCACGCGACTGCGCTAG
- a CDS encoding DUF3011 domain-containing protein, producing MRRHRLPLTVALLASAFTAPAMAAVPFINASCPGGLDVHADEGGPVYVQGRETTLKRFNDRYFEARDASSGTTLSISTGDDGTPQVSYTGRGGANGICQVSNNGTPATAVEGGRHHREDRDDDAALPREVTCESTDQRQVSCDMDTRGNVEIVRQLSRTRCEQGSNWGLSRHSVWVNGGCRATFRNMSKAAANAPAGDTALGSCNASKGAQGTLVTQVPVGTDYQELIIDYPEGRFLCMMRNDGRVQSVTPIRRRGG from the coding sequence ATGCGCCGCCACCGCTTGCCGTTGACCGTTGCGCTGCTCGCCAGCGCCTTCACAGCACCGGCGATGGCCGCCGTGCCGTTCATCAATGCCAGCTGCCCCGGTGGGCTGGATGTCCATGCAGACGAGGGCGGGCCGGTCTACGTGCAGGGCCGCGAGACCACCCTCAAGCGCTTCAACGATCGCTATTTCGAAGCGCGCGATGCCAGCAGCGGCACCACGCTTTCAATCAGCACCGGTGACGACGGTACGCCGCAGGTCAGCTACACCGGACGCGGCGGTGCCAACGGCATCTGCCAGGTCAGCAACAACGGCACGCCGGCGACTGCCGTGGAAGGTGGCAGGCACCACCGTGAGGATCGCGATGACGATGCAGCACTGCCACGCGAGGTGACCTGCGAATCCACCGACCAGCGCCAGGTGTCCTGTGACATGGACACGCGTGGCAACGTGGAGATCGTGCGCCAGCTCAGCCGTACCCGTTGCGAGCAGGGCAGCAACTGGGGCCTGTCGCGGCATTCGGTCTGGGTCAACGGTGGCTGCCGCGCGACGTTCCGCAACATGTCCAAGGCTGCAGCCAACGCGCCAGCGGGCGATACCGCGCTCGGTTCGTGCAATGCAAGCAAAGGCGCACAGGGCACGCTGGTGACCCAGGTGCCGGTCGGCACCGATTACCAGGAACTGATCATCGATTATCCCGAGGGCCGCTTCCTGTGCATGATGCGCAACGACGGCCGGGTGCAGAGCGTGACGCCGATTCGCCGCCGCGGGGGTTGA
- a CDS encoding ankyrin repeat domain-containing protein: MSHLLAKAAEKQDLDRIDALLDAGADIEWQHKGTGRTPLLSAVIAGKTDSVLRLLDRGANIQHACMAVGFTAMGWAAERNDADIGRLLIARGASLDAASPELHRTPLMVAAQGGHLPMVELLLAGGADVARVDFEGHNALSLAEARGHAAVVQCLQAAGAQMPPMLEEAPPLAWPEPAAEGEPASVVRGYMLACNEWETRGYRDAKVGGVLLGSAAFQQERADILAAWCTDRKRVYSTGMSVGNPPVHVPEDLLAAVGQPTASKAEVLVRDHAQKSRALRYERLFVLKRVAGQWRIDMLKKRLFRTEAWSSAIL; encoded by the coding sequence ATGTCCCATCTTCTGGCCAAGGCAGCCGAGAAACAGGATCTTGACCGAATCGACGCATTGCTGGATGCGGGTGCCGATATCGAGTGGCAGCACAAGGGCACCGGACGTACTCCGCTGCTTTCGGCTGTGATCGCCGGAAAGACTGACTCGGTGTTGCGGCTTTTGGACCGTGGCGCCAACATCCAGCACGCCTGCATGGCGGTGGGCTTTACCGCAATGGGATGGGCGGCCGAGCGCAACGACGCAGACATCGGACGCCTGCTGATCGCACGCGGCGCCTCGCTGGACGCGGCCTCCCCGGAACTGCATCGCACACCGCTGATGGTGGCGGCGCAGGGCGGTCATCTGCCGATGGTCGAGCTGCTGCTGGCTGGCGGTGCTGATGTCGCACGCGTGGATTTCGAAGGACATAATGCGCTGTCGCTGGCCGAAGCGCGCGGGCATGCGGCTGTGGTGCAGTGCCTGCAGGCAGCGGGCGCGCAGATGCCACCGATGTTGGAGGAGGCGCCGCCGCTTGCGTGGCCTGAACCGGCCGCAGAGGGGGAACCGGCATCAGTGGTGCGTGGCTATATGCTGGCCTGCAATGAGTGGGAAACGCGTGGTTACCGTGATGCCAAGGTCGGTGGAGTCCTGCTCGGTAGTGCAGCATTCCAACAGGAGCGCGCGGACATCCTCGCGGCCTGGTGTACCGACCGGAAGCGGGTGTATTCCACGGGCATGTCGGTGGGCAATCCGCCGGTGCACGTGCCGGAGGACCTGCTGGCCGCGGTCGGTCAGCCGACGGCCTCCAAGGCCGAAGTCCTGGTACGTGACCATGCACAGAAATCCCGCGCGCTGCGTTACGAGCGCCTGTTCGTGCTCAAGCGCGTGGCTGGGCAGTGGCGGATCGACATGCTGAAGAAGCGCCTGTTCCGCACCGAAGCGTGGTCGTCGGCGATTCTCTGA
- the rocF gene encoding arginase produces MAHHPAVTLIGVPTDIGAGHRGARLGPEALRVAGLPEALEARGVDVRDLGNLDGPRNPWTAPVQGYRHLDEVVAWNHALMEASYAELQAGRMPIMLGGDHCLGIGSITAVARWCREQGKDLRVLWLDAHSDFNTSEVTPSGNIHGMPVACLCGLGPDALTRLGGTSPAIQPSQVHQIGIRSVDPEEKRLIKTHKVDVYDMRYIDENGMKRTVEAALAGIDENTHLHVSFDVDFLDPSIAPGVGTTVPGGVNYREAQLVMEMIADSGRMGSLDIVELNPLLDNHNSTAELAVDLVESLFGKSTLMRD; encoded by the coding sequence ATGGCCCATCATCCCGCCGTTACCCTGATCGGCGTCCCCACCGACATCGGGGCGGGCCATCGCGGCGCCCGGCTGGGGCCGGAAGCCCTGCGCGTGGCCGGCCTGCCTGAAGCACTGGAAGCGCGTGGCGTGGACGTGCGCGACCTTGGCAACCTGGACGGCCCGCGCAACCCGTGGACCGCGCCGGTGCAGGGCTATCGCCACCTGGACGAGGTGGTGGCGTGGAACCACGCGCTGATGGAAGCCAGCTACGCCGAACTGCAGGCCGGCCGCATGCCGATCATGCTGGGCGGCGACCACTGCCTGGGCATCGGTTCGATCACTGCCGTCGCGCGCTGGTGCCGCGAGCAGGGCAAGGACCTGCGCGTGCTGTGGCTGGATGCGCATTCGGATTTCAACACCAGTGAGGTGACCCCGTCGGGCAACATCCACGGTATGCCGGTGGCCTGCCTGTGCGGCCTCGGCCCGGATGCGCTGACCAGGCTGGGCGGCACTTCGCCGGCGATCCAGCCTTCGCAGGTGCACCAGATCGGCATCCGTTCGGTGGACCCGGAAGAAAAGCGCCTGATCAAGACCCACAAGGTCGATGTCTACGACATGCGCTACATCGACGAGAACGGCATGAAGCGCACCGTGGAAGCGGCGCTGGCCGGCATCGACGAGAACACCCACCTGCACGTCAGCTTCGACGTCGATTTCCTCGACCCGAGCATTGCCCCGGGCGTGGGCACCACCGTACCGGGCGGGGTGAACTACCGCGAAGCGCAGCTGGTGATGGAGATGATCGCCGACAGTGGCCGCATGGGCTCGCTGGATATCGTTGAACTCAATCCGCTGCTGGACAACCACAACAGCACCGCCGAACTGGCCGTGGACCTGGTCGAAAGCCTGTTCGGGAAATCGACCCTGATGCGCGACTGA
- a CDS encoding entericidin A/B family lipoprotein, whose translation MKRVVALMLLSMFSVALLAGCNTVAGAGKDVQKAGEKVEDAAKGN comes from the coding sequence ATGAAGCGCGTAGTTGCCCTGATGCTGTTGTCGATGTTCTCGGTGGCCCTGCTGGCCGGTTGCAACACCGTTGCCGGTGCCGGCAAGGACGTGCAGAAGGCTGGTGAGAAGGTTGAGGATGCCGCCAAGGGCAACTGA
- a CDS encoding CsbD family protein has product MNKDIISGKWSQLKGKAQAKWGDLTNDDFDVAEGNAEYLAGRLQERYGWAKDRAETEVRDFEKAMHKDYPDYK; this is encoded by the coding sequence ATGAACAAAGACATCATTTCCGGCAAGTGGTCCCAGCTCAAGGGCAAGGCCCAGGCGAAGTGGGGCGATCTGACCAATGACGATTTCGATGTGGCCGAGGGCAATGCCGAATATCTGGCGGGCCGCCTGCAGGAGCGCTATGGCTGGGCCAAGGACCGCGCAGAAACCGAAGTGCGCGATTTCGAGAAAGCGATGCACAAGGATTACCCGGACTACAAGTAA
- a CDS encoding tryptophan--tRNA ligase, producing the protein MTTRVLTGITPSGTPHLGNYVGAIRPAIAASRAPDIESFFFLADLHSLIKSQDPQRTQRATLEIAASWLACGLDPEHVWFYRQSDIRETTELMWFLTAIASKGILNRAHAYKAAVDKNREEGQDEDAGVSAGLFMYPVLMAADILIFKANQVPVGRDQIQHIEMARDFAQRFNHVYGKEYFPLPDVVIDEQVATLAGLDGRKMSKSYHNTIPLFVPREELKKLVFSILTDSRAPGEPKDTEGSALFQMYQAFATPEQTAAFAKAFADGISWGDAKQQLFERIDSELSPLRERYNALMAEPEKIEALLKRRGQQLREQLAAPLLEELRHAVGLRDLSDAGDIASEDAGEARAAPPLFKQYREKDGRFYFKLTAGDGTLLIQSEGFDSPRDAGQLIAVLKQAEQGDQLQSDLFKLEAEVDAVLAALAVLRAD; encoded by the coding sequence ATGACGACCCGAGTCCTTACCGGCATCACCCCCTCCGGCACGCCCCACCTGGGCAACTACGTTGGCGCCATCCGCCCGGCCATTGCGGCCAGCCGCGCGCCGGACATCGAGAGCTTCTTCTTCCTGGCCGATCTGCACAGCCTGATCAAGTCGCAGGACCCGCAGCGCACCCAGCGCGCGACCCTGGAGATCGCTGCCAGCTGGCTGGCCTGTGGCCTGGACCCGGAACACGTGTGGTTCTATCGCCAGAGTGACATCCGCGAGACCACCGAGCTGATGTGGTTCCTGACCGCCATCGCCAGCAAGGGCATCCTCAACCGCGCCCATGCCTACAAGGCGGCGGTGGACAAGAACCGGGAGGAAGGCCAGGACGAGGACGCAGGTGTCAGCGCCGGCCTGTTCATGTACCCGGTGCTGATGGCGGCCGACATCCTGATCTTCAAGGCCAACCAGGTACCGGTGGGCCGTGACCAGATCCAGCACATCGAGATGGCGCGCGACTTCGCCCAGCGCTTCAACCATGTGTACGGCAAGGAGTATTTCCCGCTGCCGGACGTGGTGATCGACGAGCAGGTGGCAACCCTGGCGGGCCTGGATGGCCGCAAGATGAGCAAGAGCTACCACAACACCATTCCGCTGTTCGTGCCGCGCGAGGAGCTGAAGAAGCTGGTGTTCTCGATCCTGACCGACTCGCGTGCCCCTGGCGAGCCGAAGGACACCGAAGGTTCGGCGCTGTTCCAGATGTACCAGGCGTTCGCCACCCCGGAGCAGACCGCTGCCTTCGCCAAGGCCTTCGCCGATGGCATCAGCTGGGGCGATGCCAAGCAGCAGCTGTTCGAGCGCATCGACAGCGAACTGTCGCCGCTGCGCGAGCGCTACAACGCGCTGATGGCCGAGCCGGAGAAGATCGAAGCACTGCTCAAGCGCCGTGGCCAGCAGTTGCGTGAGCAGCTGGCAGCACCGCTGCTGGAAGAACTGCGCCATGCGGTGGGCCTGCGTGATCTGTCCGATGCCGGCGACATCGCCAGCGAAGATGCCGGTGAAGCCCGCGCCGCTCCCCCGCTGTTCAAGCAGTACCGCGAGAAGGACGGCCGTTTCTACTTCAAGCTCACCGCCGGTGACGGCACGCTGCTGATCCAGAGCGAAGGCTTCGACTCGCCGCGCGATGCCGGCCAGCTGATCGCCGTGCTGAAGCAGGCCGAGCAGGGTGACCAGCTGCAGAGTGACCTGTTCAAGCTGGAAGCCGAGGTGGATGCGGTGCTGGCGGCGCTGGCTGTGCTGCGCGCCGACTGA